Below is a genomic region from Persephonella sp..
CTACAGGAATACCAAAATCTGTATAACCTTGTCTTTCTTTAATTCGTATTTTTCCTGTAGGTTGGGTCAAGGGAATTTCTATAATAATTTTTTGGTTTTTATAATCAACAGAAGATATTTTCATTCCTTCTCCTTTATAGGAATAAAATGACTTTTTAATAGCTCTTTGAAATATTTTAAGATAAAAGTTTTATCTTTAGAATGAATTTTGTAATTAGGGTAATGCTTTTTTAAAAATGGATATTTTTTTAATGCATAGCTTATAAAATAGTCTTTATATCTCCTAAATAATTGTGTATCAATTAAAATATCTAAATTACCAAAGTAATAGGGAACATGTCTTATAAAATCTTTAAAAATATCAACGTAAATGTAATAATCCAGTTTATCTATATCCACTTTAACTGCATTTGCTATAGGTTTTTCTATAAAAGTTTTATTTCTTTTTAAGGCATTTATATCCCTCAATGTATAAAAAAGTATATCTCCTTCTTTAATTTTTACATTTTTCTTAGGATATTTATTTATAAAATCTCCTATATACTCAAAATCATTAAGTTTAAATAATTTACCTTCAATAGTTTTAAAATTGAAATTTTTTATATATTCATAATCCATTCCATTTTTTTCTTTTCTTTTATACAGAGCAATTATAATGGGAAACTCAGAGGATTTTGAGGTTTGGTGAAAATGCTTACTACTTATAATAAGACCATCTAATAGTATGTAATTTTCTTTAAAGTTTTTTAGCAGATTAAAATTAGCCTTTTTGATCAAATACGATAAAGGATGTAAAACACAAACATAATTTGCTTTCAAATAATCAAATGCCCTTAGAAATGATATTCCAATATCTCTTGCTTTAAGTCTATCATCTACTTCAAAATTTAATG
It encodes:
- a CDS encoding Eco57I restriction-modification methylase domain-containing protein; protein product: MDKISLINKGAFYTLPAYVNIAWKFIKSHIDKKTVIFDPACGYGIFLTKQTEAKKIGNDIDETALEIAKSNARDVIYYKHNFLKVFDRAAYGIDKNEKLIIIGNPPYNDITSQAKKKLKTLNFEVDDRLKARDIGISFLRAFDYLKANYVCVLHPLSYLIKKANFNLLKNFKENYILLDGLIISSKHFHQTSKSSEFPIIIALYKRKEKNGMDYEYIKNFNFKTIEGKLFKLNDFEYIGDFINKYPKKNVKIKEGDILFYTLRDINALKRNKTFIEKPIANAVKVDIDKLDYYIYVDIFKDFIRHVPYYFGNLDILIDTQLFRRYKDYFISYALKKYPFLKKHYPNYKIHSKDKTFILKYFKELLKSHFIPIKEKE